Proteins from one Triticum aestivum cultivar Chinese Spring chromosome 7A, IWGSC CS RefSeq v2.1, whole genome shotgun sequence genomic window:
- the LOC123151680 gene encoding phosphoribosylglycinamide formyltransferase, chloroplastic, which produces MEAAAVASSGCGLRCSLYPVPNQHRRGARLGLAAKRQQRCAVACGRLLLRPNARVYTAASASASAVIDSGAGDSGVRRKRLAVFVSGGGSNFRSIHEAALGGKVNGDVVALVTDKPGCGGAEYAMCNGIPVVVFTKSKSAPEGVSTDELLNVLRDLKVDFILLAGYLKLIPGELVKAFPRSMLNIHPSLLPAFGGKGYYGLKVHKAVIASGARYSGPTVHFVDEQFDTGKTLAQRVVPVLANDTPEQLAARVLHEEHQVYVEAVAALCEDRIVWRDDGVPLIRSQTNPNAYT; this is translated from the exons ATGGAGGCGGCCGCCGTCGCTTCCTCCGGCTGCGGGCTGCGCTGCTCGCTTTACCCCGTCCCGAACCAGCATAGGAGAGGCGCTCGCCTGGGCTTAGCGGCCAAGAGGCAGCAGCGCTGCGCCGTCGCTTGCGGGCGGTTGCTGCTCCGTCCGAACGCTCGCGTATACACGGCGgcatcggcgtcggcgtcggcggtgATAGATAGCGGCGCCGGGGACTCCGGGGTGAGGAGGAAGAGGCTCGCGGTGTTCGTGTCCGGTGGGGGCTCCAACTTCCGGTCGATCCACGAGGCCGCCCTGGGTGGGAAGGTGAACGGGGATGTGGTTGCGCTCGTCACCGATAAGCCAG GCTGCGGTGGCGCCGAGTACGCAATGTGCAATGGCATTCCCGTGGTCGTGTTTACGAAGTCGAAATCGGCACCGGAGGGGGTCTCCACAGATGAACTTCTGAATGTTCTGAG GGATCTGAAGGTAGACTTCATTCTACTTGCTGGTTACTTGAAGCTCATACCTGGTGAGCTAGTTAAGGCATTTCCCAGATCCATGCTGAATATACATCCTTCACTGCTCCCGGCATTTGGAGGCAAGGGTTATTATGGTTTAAAAGTGCATAAAGCAGTCATTGCATCTGGAGCCAG ATACTCAGGACCAACTGTGCACTTTGTGGATGAGCAGTTTGACACAGGGAAGACCTTAGCCCAAAGAGTTGTGCCTGTGTTAGCCAATGATACTCCAGAGCAATTGGCTGCAAGGGTTCTTCACGAG GAGCACCAAGTTTACGTTGAGGCAGTTGCTGCCTTGTGTGAGGATCGAATTGTTTGGCGAGACGATGGTGTCCCACTTATCAGAAGTCAGACAAACCCCAATGCGTATACCTAA